The following are encoded together in the Prionailurus viverrinus isolate Anna chromosome B3, UM_Priviv_1.0, whole genome shotgun sequence genome:
- the ZFHX2 gene encoding zinc finger homeobox protein 2 isoform X4, with translation MATLNSSSTTGTTPTPGHNAPSPPPDTSPPGTPADPVTKDPPAAPSTSESMRPSEPGGQALESGCGLVPPKETGEPREEAGCGGFSPKDLGVQEDKEQEEEGGGLPPVDLSNHLFFTAGGEAYLVAKLSLSGGSELLLPKGFPWGEVGIKEEPSLPLLAHLPSAHLTALHIQHGFDPIQGFSSSDQILSHDTSAPSPATCEGRDGAFWSYQLAPNPPGDPKDGPMGSRGGDHRALFWLCLLCRLGFSRAQAFMGHTQSHGVKLTPAQHLGLPSNAAVLQVGDEGRMALLSFLEPKPPARPPLEMPLDNSSMVNTEANVAQTEDGPPEAEAPVLPAEEVRALSPPSPATTPTTWDPSPTQAKESPMAAGEAGPDWFPEGQEEEGGLCPPLNQSSPASKEGGTLSAPVGSPEDPSDPPQPYRLAEDYTPAPAAFQGLSLSSHMSLLHSRNSCKTLKCPKCNWHYKYQQTLDVHMREKHPESNSHCSYCSAGGAHPRLARGESYNCGYKPYRCDVCNYSTTTKGNLSIHMQSDKHLANLQGFQAGPGGQGSPPEAPLPSSAGDKEPKTKSSWQCKVCSYETNISRNLRIHMTSEKHMQNVLMLHQGLPLGLPPGLVGPGPPPSAGAAPATPPELFQYFGPQALGQPQAPLPGPGLRPDKPLEAQLLLNGFHHLGAPARKFPPPAPGSLSPDTHLPPSQLLGSLSDSLPTSPPPDDSPSLKVFRCLVCQAFSTDNLELLLYHCSVGRSLPEAEWKEVAGDTHRCKLCCYGTQLKANFQLHLKTDKHAQKYQLAAHLREGGGAVGTPSPVPLGDGAPYGSVPPLHLRCNICDFESNSKEKMQLHARGAAHEENSQIYKFLLEMEGAAAGAELGLFRCLLCAWETPSRLAVLQHLRAPAHRDAQAQRRLQLLQSGPAAEEGLSALQSILSFSHGQLRTPGKPPVTPLAELPTPEKDAQNKTEQLASEEVENKSGSRGDSANQTTVRTGVFCCPYCSFLSPEPEQVRAHTLSQHAVQPKYRCPLCQEQLVGRPALHFHLSHLHNVVPECVEKLLLVATTVEMTFTTKVLPGPTLCPLGDAPEPPAPGPEPEPSREQGAAPSPASRPDVLAEELAPPPTMAEEEEGRVGEPRPAEPAPSDSRHPLTYRKTTNFALDKFLDPARPYKCTVCKESFTQKNILLVHYNSVSHLHKMKKAAIDPSGPARGEAGAAPPTAAATDKPFKCTVCRVSYNQSSTLEIHMRSVLHQTRSRGTKTDAKAEGPERGQEEPKEGETEGETGTEKKGPDPGGFVSGLPFLSPPPPPLDLHRFPAPLFTPPVLPPFPLVPESLLKLQQQQLLLPFYLHDLKVGPKLALAGPTPLLSLPAATPPPPPSKAELAEREWERPPMAEEGNEAGPASPPNSTPNEAARTAAKALLENFGFELVIQYNEGKQAVPPPPTPPPPEALGGGDKLACGACGKLFSNMLILKTHEEHVHRRFLPFEALSRYAAQFRKSYDSLYPPPAEPPKPPDGSLDSPAPQLGPPFLVPESEAGGARPSEERSRAGGRWPPEEEESSRGNLPPLLPAGRRFSRTKFTEFQTQALQSFFETSAYPKDGEVERLASLLGLATRVVVVWFQNARQKARKNAIEGGPVPSGGGSGGASGCRRCHATFSCVFELVRHLKKCYDDQPPEEEEEEAEREEEEEEVEEEDAEEEQSLEPPARPGGPSPEPADREELSQAEATNPGGKEPEGRAPPSPSPVHACEQCTMSFPSQDLLTSHRRLHFMPSLQPGAAPHLLDLPLLVFGERSPLVAGAPQAPGPLLKRKHEEGSLSPTGSEAGGGGEGEPPRDKRLRTTILPEQLEILYRWYMQDSNPTRKMLDCISEEVGLKKRVVQVWFQNTRARERKGQFRSTPGGVPNPAVKPPITPAPAAFPKFNLLLGKVDDGSGREAPKREAPAFPYPPVTPAAGPLAFLPPGKEATTPTPEPPLPLPPPPPPSEEEATEEPSKASPESEACSPSAGDLSDSSASSLAEPESPGAGGSSGGTGSGVGVPDGMGQRRYRTQMSSLQLKIMKACYEAYRTPTMQECEVLGEEIGLPKRVIQVWFQNARAKEKKAKLQGAAVGGAGGNGEGPLGAQRTDCPYCDVKYDFYVSCRGHLFSRQHLAKLKEAVRAQLKSESKCYELAPAPEAPPAPKAPPATTPASVPLGAGPALPRLAPVLLSGPALAQPPLGSLAPFNSGPAASSGLLGLATSVLPATTVVQTAGPGCPLPQRPVPEQTNNSTAGITDPAPGPPTEPSGDKVSGERKPIAAPTNSSTDALKNLKALKATVPALLGGQFLPFPLPPAGGATPPAVFGPQLQGAYFQQLYGMKKGLFPMNPVIPQTLIGLLPNALLQPPPQPPEPTATAPPKPPELPAPGEGEAGEADELLSGSTGISTVDVTHRYLCRQCKMAFDGEAPATAHQRSFCFFGRGSGGSVPPPLRVPICTYHCLACEVLLSGHEALASHLRSSAHRRKAAPPPGGPPITVTNAATAATAAVAFAKEEARLPHTDSNPKTTTTSTLLAL, from the exons ATGGCCACCCTTAACTCATCCTCTACCACtggcaccacccccacccctggacaCAATGCCCCGTCTCCGCCTCCGGACACCTCCCCCCCTGGCACCCCCGCTGATCCTGTCACCAAAGATCCCCCTGCTGCCCCCTCCACCTCTGAGAGCATGAGGCCCTCAGAGCCAGGGGGACAGGCCCTGGAGTCGGGCTGTGGCCTCGTCCCACCAAAGGAGACTGGGGAGCCCCGAGAAGAGGCTGGCTGTGGTGGCTTCTCACCAAAGGACCTAGGAGTGCAAGAGGacaaggagcaggaggaggaaggaggagggctcCCTCCCGTGGACCTAAGCAACCATTTATTCTTCACAGCTGGTGGTGAGGCCTACCTAGTAGCCAAGCTGTCCCTGTCAGGTGGCAGTGAACTCCTGTTACCAAAGGGCTTCCCCTGGGGCGAGGTGGGAATCAAGGAGGAGCCCAGCTTGCCCCTCCTTGCCCACCTACCCTCTGCACACCTCACTGCCCTTCACATCCAACATGGCTTTGACCCAATCCAAGGCTTTAGCTCTTCTGACCAAATTCTGTCCCATGATACCTCAGCGCCATCTCCGGCCACCTGTGAGGGAAGGGATGGAGCCTTCTGGAGCTACCAGCTGGCTCCAAACCCACCCGGAGATCCCAAAGATGGCCCtatggggagcaggggaggagaccACAGGGCACTCTTCTGGCTCTGCCTCCTGTGCCGCCTGGGTTTCAGCAGGGCCCAGGCCTTTATGGGTCACACACAGTCTCATGGGGTGAAGCTAACCCCTGCTCAACATCTGGGCCTGCCCAGTAATGCAGCTGTGCTTCAGGTGGGAGATGAGGGCCGCATGGCCCTCCTAAGCTTTCTGGAACCAAAACCACCTGCTCGCCCCCCTTTAGAAATGCCCCTTGATAACAGCAGCATGGTGAACACAGAGGCCAATGTAGCCCAGACTGAGGATGGTCCCCCTGAGGCAGAAGCTCCTGTCCTGCCTGCAGAAGAAGTCAGGGCACTTAGCCCACCCTCCCCGGCAACAACTCCCACCACCTGGGACCCCAGCCCAACCCAAGCCAAAGAGTCGCCAATGGCAGCTGGCGAGGCAGGGCCAGATTGGTTCCCGGAGGggcaagaagaggagggagggctcTGCCCCCCACTGAACCAAAGCTCACCTGCCTCTAAGGAGGGGggcactctctctgccccagtcGGCTCCCCCGAAGACCCCAGCGACCCACCCCAGCCCTACCGCCTAGCTGAAGACTACACCCCAGCCCCTGCGGCCTTCCAGGGCCTCAGCCTGTCCAGCCACATGTCTCTGTTACACTCTCGCAACTCCTGCAAGACCCTCAAGTGTCCCAAGTGCAACTGGCACTACAAGTACCAGCAGACCCTGGACGTGCACATGCGGGAAAAGCACCCGGAGAGCAATAGCCACTGCAGCTACTGCAGCGCCGGGGGCGCCCACCCCCGCCTCGCCCGTGGAGAGAGCTACAACTGTGGCTACAAGCCCTACCGCTGCGATGTCTGCAACTACTCCACCACCACCAAGGGCAACCTCAGCATCCACATGCAGTCTGACAAGCACCTGGCCAACCTGCAGGGCTTCCAGGCAGGCCCCGGTGGGCAGGGCAGCCCCCCAGAGGCGCCACTCCCATCCTCTGCCGGGGACAAGGAGCCCAAGACCAAATCATCCTGGCAGTGCAAGGTGTGCAGCTACGAGACCAACATCTCCCGCAACCTGCGCATCCACATGACCTCTGAGAAGCACATGCAGAATGTCCTCATGCTGCACCAGGGGCTGCCGCTGGGCCTGCCGCCCGGACTGGTAGGGCCGGGGCCCCCTCCCTCGGCAGGAgctgcccctgccaccccccctgAGCTCTTCCAGTACTTCGGACCACAGGCCTTGGGGCAGCCTCAGGCTCCCTTGCCTGGCCCCGGGCTGAGGCCAGACAAGCCCCTGGAAGCCCAGCTGCTTCTCAATGGCTTCCACCACCTCGGAGCGCCTGCTCGCAAGTTTCCCCCACCAG cccctggcagcctcTCCCCGGACACCCACCTGCCTCCAAGTCAGCTCCTGGGCTCCTTGTCTGACAGCCTGCCCACCTCACCACCCCCAGATGACAGCCCGTCCCTGAAGGTATTCCGCTGCCTAGTGTGCCAGGCCTTCAGCACAGACAACCTGGAGCTGCTGCTCTACCACTGCAGCGTGGGCCGAAGCCTCCCGGAGGCTGAATGGAAGGAGGTGGCCGGTGACACCCACCGCTGCAAGCTCTGCTGCTATGGCACTCAGCTCAAAGCCAACTTTCAACTCCACCTCAAGACTGACAAACATGCTCAAAAGTACCAGCTGGCAGCCCACctgagggaggggggtggggccgTGGGTACCCCCTCCCCAGTGCCCCTGGGAGATGGGGCTCCTTATGGCTCTGTTCCCCCCTTGCACCTGCGCTGCAACATCTGTGACTTTGAGTCCAACAGCAAGGAGAAGATGCAGCTGCACGCCCGGGGCGCAGCCCATGAAGAAAATAGCCAGATCTATAAG TTTTTGCTGGAGATGGAGGGGGCTGCGGCAGGGGCTGAGCTGGGGCTGTTCCGCTGCCTGCTGTGTGCATGGGAGACCCCCTCCCGCCTGGCTGTGCTGCAGCACCTACGTGCACCGGCCCACCGCGACGCCCAGGCCCAGCGGCGTCTGCAGCTGCTGCAGAGTGGCCCCGCAGCCGAGGAAGGGCTCTCGGCTCTTCAGAGCATCCTGAGCTTCAGCCATGGGCAGCTCCGGACTCCCG GGAAGCCTCCTGTCACCCCCTTAGCTGAGCTGCCCACCCCTGAAAAAGACGCTCAGAACAAGACAGAGCAATTGG CTTCTGAAGAGGTCGAGAACAAGTCTGGCTCTCGAGGAGACAGTGCCAACCAGACCACGGTCAGAACTGGG GTATTCTGCTGTCCATACTGCAGCTTCCTGAGCCCTGAGCCCGAACAGGTGAGGGCTCACACCCTCTCCCAGCATGCAGTGCAGCCCAAGTACAGGTGTCCGCTGTGCCAGGAGCAGCTGGTGGGCCGACCTGCCTTGCATTTCCACCTTAGCCACCTTCACAATGTGGTGCCTGAGTGCGTTGAGAAGCTGCTGCTTGTG GCAACAACTGTAGAGATGACCTTTACGACCAAAGTGCTGCCTGGGCCCACTCTATGCCCACTGGGGGATGCCCCAGAGCCCCCTGCTCCGGGGCCAGAGCCTGAACCCAGCAGAGAACAAGGAGCAG CCCCATCGCCAGCCTCTCGGCCTGATGTCCTGGCGGAAGAATTGGCCCCTCCACCCACCATggctgaggaggaagaggggcgTGTGGGGGAGCCCCGCCCTGCAGAGCCAGCTCCATCTGACTCTCGCCACCCTCTGACCTATCGGAAGACCACCAACTTTGCCCTGGACAAGTTTCTTGACCCTGCCCGGCCCTATAAGTGCACTGTGTGTAAGGAGTCCTTCACACAGAAGAATATCCTTCTGGTCCATTACAACTCTGTCTCCCACCTGCACAAGATGAAGAAGGCTGCCATTGACCCGTCTGGCCCTGCCCGAGGAGAGGCAGGTGCTGCGCCTCCCACTGCTGCTGCCACAGACAAGCCCTTTAAGTGCACTGTCTGCCGAGTCTCCTACAACCAGAGCTCCACCCTAGAGATCCATATGCGCTCAGTTCTGCACCAGACTCGCTCTCGGGGGACCAAGACTGACGCCAAGGCCGAGGGGCCAGAGCGTGGCCAAGAAGAGCCCAAGGAGGGTGAGACTGAGGGGGAGACTGGCACAGAGAAGAAGGGCCCTGACCCTGGTGGCTTCGTATCTGGGTTGCCCTTCCTgtcgcctcccccaccccccttggaCCTACACCGATTCCCAGCACCCCTCTTCACCCCACCAGTCttgccccccttccctctggtgcCGGAATCACTGCTTAAGCTCCAGCAGCAACAGCTGCTCCTGCCCTTCTACCTCCATGACCTCAAGGTGGGGCCCAAGCTGGCATTGGCTGGGCCCACACCCCTGCTGTCTCTGCCAGCTGccactcctcctcccccgccctctAAGGCTGAGCTGGCTGAGCGGGAGTGGGAGCGGCCCCCCATGGCGGAAGAGGGGAATGAGGCGGGGCCCGCCTCGCCCCCCAACTCTACGCCCAATGAAGCAGCCCGCACTGCAGCCAAAGCCCTTCTAGAAAACTTTGGCTTTGAGCTGGTGATCCAGTACAACGAGGGGAAGCaggctgtgccccctcccccgaccccacccccaccagaggCCCTGGGGGGTGGAGACAAGCTGGCCTGTGGGGCCTGTGGGAAACTCTTCTCCAATATGCTTATCCTCAAGACACATGAGGAGCATGTCCACCGCCGATTTCTGCCCTTTGAGGCCCTGAGCCGTTATGCTGCTCAGTTTCGAAAGAGCTACGATAGCCTATACCCCCCCCCTGCAGAGCCCCCCAAACCTCCTGATGGGTCCCTGGATTCACCAGCTCCCCAACTGGGCCCTCCCTTCCTGGTCCCAGAGTCTGAGGCAGGGGGGGCCCGTCCCTCTGAGGAGCGAAGCCGGGCAGGAGGACGCTGGCcaccagaggaggaagaaagctcCAGAGGGAATCTGCCTCCCCTACTGCCTGCAGGCCGCAGGTTCTCCAGAACCAAGTTCACAGAGTTCCAGACCCAAGCCCTGCAGTCTTTCTTCGAGACCAGTGCCTACCCCAAGGACGGAGAAGTGGAGCGGCTTGCAAGTCTCTTGGGCCTGGCTACCCGTGTGGTGGTAGTGTGGTTCCAGAATGCCCGCCAGAAAGCACGCAAAAATGCCATCGAGGGGGGGCCTGTGCCGAGcggagggggcagtgggggagccTCTGGCTGTAGGCGCTGCCATGCCAccttctcttgtgtttttgagttGGTGCGGCACCTCAAGAAATGCTATGATGACCAGCCccctgaagaggaggaggaagaggcagagagggaggaagaagaagaagaggtagaggaggaggatgcagaggaggaacagagcctggaacccCCCGCACGGCCCGGGGGCCCGTCACCTGAACCTGCAGACAGGGAAGAGCTGAGCCAAGCAGAGGCAACAAACCCAGGAGGCAAAGAACCTGAAGGGAGGGCCCCTCCCTCGCCTTCCCCAGTCCACGCATGTGAGCAGTGCACCATGTCTTTCCCCAGCCAAGACCTCCTGACCAGTCACCGCCGGCTACACTTCATGCCATCCCTGCAGCCCGGTGCTGCACCCCACCTCCTAGATCTGCCATTGCTGGTGTTTGGGGAGCGAAGCCCCCTGGTGGCAGGTGCTCCACAGGCCCCAGGGCCACTGCTGAAACGGAAGCATGAGGAGGGCAGCCTGTCCCCAACGGGCAgtgaggcagggggtggaggggagggcgAGCCCCCCAGGGACAAGCGCCTACGTACCACCATCCTGCCCGAGCAGCTGGAGATCCTGTACCGTTGGTACATGCAAGACTCCAACCCAACGCGCAAGATGCTCGACTGCATCTCCGAGGAGGTGGGACTCAAAAAGCGGGTGGTGCAGGTCTGGTTCCAGAACACCAGGGCCCGGGAGAGGAAAGGCCAGTTTCGAAGCACCCCTGGTGGGGTGCCCAATCCAGCAGTCAAGCCCCCCATCACTCCTGCCCCTGCAGCCTTCCCCAAGTTCAACCTCTTGTTGGGCAAGGTAGATGATGGATCTGGGAGGGAAGCCCCAAAGCGGGAAGCACCTGCTTTTCCCTACCCACCAGTTACTCCTGCTGCCGGGCCCCTGGCTTTCCTACCACCTGGGAAGGAGGCCACCACCCCAACACCAGAGCCACCTctacctctcccacctccccctccacccaGTGAGGAAGAGGCTACAGAGGAACCTTCTAAAGCTTCACCAGAGAGCGAGGCTTGCAGTCCATCTGCAGGGGATCTCAGCGATTCGTCTGCTTCCAGTCTGGCCGAACCAGAgtctcctggggctgggggaagcaGTGGAGGAACAGGAAGTGGGGTCGGGGTTCCAGATGGAATGGGGCAGCGGCGTTACAGGACCCAGATGAGCAGCCTGCAGTTGAAGATCATGAAAGCCTGTTATGAAGCCTACCGTACCCCAACCATGCAGGAGTGCGAGGTGTTGGGGGAGGAGATTGGGCTGCCCAAGAGAGTCATCCAGGTCTGGTTCCAGAATGCTCGTGCCAAGGAAAAGAAGGCCAAACTGCAGGGGGCGGCAgttggtggggctgggggcaacGGTGAGGGCCCCTTGGGAGCCCAGCGCACCGACTGCCCCTACTGTGACGTCAAGTATGATTTCTATGTCTCCTGCCGAGGCCATCTCTTTTCCCGCCAGCACCTGGCCAAGCTCAAAGAGGCAGTCCGAGCTCAGCTGAAGAGTGAAAGCAAGTGCTACGAGTTGGCCCCAGCACCTGAGGCACCCCCGGCTCCCAAGGCCCCACCGGCCACCACACCTGCCTCTGTGCCCCTTGGAGCTGGCCCGGCCCTGCCTCGCCTGGCCCCGGTCCTCTTGTCTGGTCCAGCTCTGGCCCAACCCCCGCTGGGCAGCCTAGCTCCTTTCAATTCAG GCCCTGCAGCCTCCTCGGGCCTCCTGGGCCTCGCCACTTCAGTCCTGCCTGCTACCACAGTGGTCCAGACTGCTGGCCCAGGCTGCCCCTTACCTCAGAGACCTGTGCCCGAACAAACTAACAACTCCACAGCAGGCATCACTgaccctgccccaggcccccctACTGAGCCCTCCGGGGACAAGGTCTCTGGTGAGCGCAAGCCAATTGCAGCGCCCACCAACTCCTCCACTGACGCCCTCAAGAACCTCAAAGCACTGAAGGCTACAGTCCCAGCCCTGTTGGGGGGCCAATTTCTGCCCTTCCCATTGCCCCCCGCAGGGGGGGCAACACCACCAGCTGTCTTTGGCCCCCAGTTACAGGGGGCCTACTTCCAACAGCTCTATGGGATGAAGAAGGGGCTATTTCCCATGAACCCCGTGATACCTCAGACCCTCATCGGACTGCTCCCCAACGCCCTCCTCCAGCCACCACCCCAGCCCCCTGAGCCCACAGCCACAGCGCCTCCAAAGCCGCCTGAACTGCCTgctccagg